In Papaver somniferum cultivar HN1 chromosome 1, ASM357369v1, whole genome shotgun sequence, a genomic segment contains:
- the LOC113334623 gene encoding putative RING-H2 finger protein ATL69, translating to MSSPNAAESTSGVGLGYGIAITVGILVLISTIMLASYVCVRVKAAGGGGAGQRQITTGVLPEPMMLLGLDGSTIDSYPKLIVGESRRLPEPNNGPCPICLTDYKPNDTIRCMPDCNHCFHPDCVDEWLRMSPTCPLCRNSPAPSQTTTPSATPLSELVPLARHPRF from the exons ATGTCCTCACCAAATGCAGCAGAGTCAACAAGCGGAGTAGGGCTCGGTTACGGCATAGCAATAACAGTTGGTATACTAGTCCTGATTTCAACGATTATGCTCGCTTCATATGTCTGTGTCAGGGTCAAAGCCGCGGGCGGAGGCGGTGCTGGCCAACGCCAAATCACAACGGGAGTTTTACCGGAACCGATGATGTTATTAGGCCTAGATGGGTCCACAATAGACTCGTATCCAAAGTTGATCGTAGGAGAGAGCAGAAGATTGCCAGAACCTAACAACGGTCCATGCCCCATTTGTTTGACGGATTACAAACCGAACGATACAATTCGATGTATGCCAGATTGTAACCATTGTTTCCACCCTGATTGCGTTGACGAATGGCTTCGGATGAGTCCAACTTGTCCGCTGTGCCGTAATTCTCCGGCTCCATCACAAACCACCACTCCTTCCGCCACACCTCTGTCGGAGTTGGTGCCGCTTGCTCGTCATCCGAG ATTTTAG